In Rahnella sikkimica, the following are encoded in one genomic region:
- the maeB gene encoding NADP-dependent oxaloacetate-decarboxylating malate dehydrogenase: MDEQLKQSALDYHEFPVPGKIQVSPTKPLATQRDLALAYSPGVAAPCLEIARDPLAAYKYTARGNLVAVISNGTAVLGLGNIGALAGKPVMEGKGVLFKKFAGIDVFDIEVDELDPDKLIEVIAALEPTFGGINLEDIKAPECFYIESKLRERMNIPVFHDDQHGTAIICTAAVLNGLRVVGKDISDVRLVVSGAGASAIACLNLLVALGLKRHNITACDSRGVIYKGREENMAETKAAYAIEDNGQRTLADAIPAADIFLGCSGPGVLTQDMVKTMAKSPLILALANPEPEILPPLAKAVRPDAIICTGRSDYPNQVNNVLCFPFIFRGALDVGATTINEEMKLACVHAIADLAMAEQSDVVASAYGEEELSFGPDYIIPKPFDPRLIVKIAPAVAKAAMDSGVATRPILDFDAYVEKLSEFVYKTNLFMKPIFSQAKKDAKRVVMAEGEEERVLQATQELVSLGLAKPILVGRPSVIEMRIKKLGLQLEAGRDFEVVNNESDPRFNEYWREYYELMKRRGVSQEQARRAVIGNPTLISAIMLLRGEADAMICGTVGTYHEHYDIVEKVFGFREGAHVAGAMNALLLPSGNTFIADTYVNDDPTAEQLAEITLMAAETVRRFGIEPKVALLSHSSFGTSDSPAALKMRRTLELVNALEPSLEIDGEMHGDAALVESIRQDIMPDSPLKGAANILIMPNMESARISYNLLRVSSSEGVTVGPVLMGVAKPVHILTPIASVRRIVNMVALAVVEAQTEPL; this comes from the coding sequence ATGGACGAACAACTCAAGCAAAGCGCGCTCGATTATCATGAATTTCCGGTGCCCGGAAAAATTCAGGTTTCGCCGACCAAACCTCTTGCCACACAACGTGATCTGGCGCTGGCGTACTCTCCCGGCGTGGCAGCGCCCTGTCTGGAGATCGCCAGAGATCCGCTTGCGGCCTATAAATACACTGCACGTGGAAATCTGGTGGCGGTAATTTCCAACGGTACGGCAGTTCTCGGGCTGGGCAATATCGGCGCGCTGGCGGGAAAACCGGTGATGGAAGGCAAAGGGGTTTTGTTCAAGAAATTCGCCGGTATCGATGTTTTTGATATCGAAGTCGATGAGCTCGATCCCGATAAACTGATCGAAGTGATCGCCGCACTCGAACCGACGTTCGGCGGGATCAATCTCGAAGATATCAAAGCGCCGGAGTGTTTTTACATTGAGAGCAAACTGCGCGAGCGGATGAATATTCCGGTGTTTCACGACGATCAGCACGGAACGGCAATTATCTGTACCGCGGCGGTGCTCAACGGTTTGCGCGTAGTCGGGAAAGATATTTCGGACGTGCGGCTGGTGGTGTCCGGTGCCGGTGCGTCTGCCATTGCCTGCCTGAATTTGCTGGTGGCGCTCGGCCTGAAACGCCACAACATCACGGCCTGTGATTCCCGCGGCGTCATATATAAAGGCCGTGAAGAGAACATGGCCGAAACCAAGGCGGCCTATGCCATTGAAGATAACGGACAGCGCACGCTGGCGGATGCGATCCCCGCTGCGGATATTTTCCTCGGCTGTTCCGGTCCCGGCGTACTGACGCAGGACATGGTGAAAACCATGGCGAAATCCCCGCTGATTCTGGCGCTGGCTAACCCCGAGCCTGAAATCCTGCCGCCGCTGGCGAAGGCCGTGCGCCCGGATGCCATTATCTGCACGGGACGTTCGGATTACCCTAATCAGGTGAACAATGTCCTGTGCTTCCCGTTTATTTTCCGTGGTGCGCTGGACGTCGGCGCAACAACCATCAACGAGGAAATGAAGCTGGCCTGCGTTCATGCGATTGCCGACCTGGCGATGGCGGAGCAAAGCGATGTGGTTGCGTCGGCTTACGGTGAAGAAGAGCTTTCATTTGGCCCGGATTACATCATTCCCAAACCTTTTGATCCGCGCCTGATTGTGAAAATCGCGCCAGCGGTGGCGAAAGCGGCGATGGATTCCGGCGTGGCAACGCGGCCCATTCTGGACTTCGATGCCTATGTCGAAAAACTGTCGGAGTTTGTCTACAAAACCAATCTGTTTATGAAGCCGATTTTCTCTCAGGCCAAAAAAGACGCCAAACGCGTGGTGATGGCGGAAGGGGAAGAGGAGCGCGTTTTACAGGCGACGCAGGAGCTGGTTTCTCTCGGGCTGGCGAAACCGATTCTGGTCGGTCGGCCAAGCGTTATCGAAATGCGTATCAAGAAACTCGGTTTACAGCTTGAAGCAGGCCGGGATTTTGAAGTGGTGAACAACGAATCCGATCCGCGCTTTAACGAATACTGGCGCGAATATTATGAACTGATGAAACGCCGTGGTGTGTCGCAGGAGCAGGCGCGGCGGGCGGTTATCGGCAATCCGACGCTGATTTCCGCCATTATGCTGCTGCGCGGCGAGGCTGACGCGATGATTTGCGGAACGGTCGGCACCTACCACGAGCATTACGATATCGTCGAAAAAGTGTTCGGATTCCGCGAGGGTGCGCACGTTGCCGGTGCCATGAACGCGTTGCTGCTGCCCAGCGGAAATACGTTTATTGCGGACACTTACGTCAATGACGATCCGACCGCAGAACAGCTGGCCGAAATCACGCTGATGGCGGCGGAAACGGTACGGCGCTTTGGTATTGAACCGAAAGTGGCTCTGCTGTCGCATTCCAGCTTTGGGACATCTGACAGCCCGGCGGCGCTCAAAATGCGCCGGACGCTGGAGCTGGTCAATGCGCTCGAACCTTCGCTGGAAATTGACGGCGAGATGCACGGCGATGCGGCGCTGGTCGAAAGTATCCGGCAGGACATCATGCCGGACAGCCCGCTCAAAGGGGCGGCGAATATCCTGATCATGCCGAACATGGAATCGGCGCGTATCAGCTATAACCTGCTGCGGGTGTCGAGTTCGGAAGGGGTCACTGTGGGGCCGGTGTTGATGGGCGTGGCGAAACCGGTGCATATTCTGACGCCGATTGCGTCGGTCAGACGCATTGTGAATATGGTCGCGTTAGCCGTAGTGGAAGCGCAAACCGAGCCTCTTTAA
- the uriH gene encoding uridine-preferring nucleoside hydrolase UriH, whose translation MVKKIILDCDPGHDDAIAMLLAHGNPDIELLAVTTVVGNQTLEKVTRNALAVARVINLTGVPFAAGATRPLVRQIEVADEIHGESGLDGPVLPEAAITLEPVHAIDLIIDLIMSHPPKTITLVPTGGLTNIAMAVRKEPRIAERVKEVVLMGGGYHVGNWSAVAEFNIKIDPEAAHIVFNEKWPLTMVGLDLTHQALATPEVAARIAAVGTQPAKFVGELLDFFGLSYKDRQGFDSPPVHDPCAVAYVIDPNVMTVQKVPVDIELTGTLTLGMTVADFRSPPPPDCHTQVAVKLDHQRFWDLIVDALERIGEVKY comes from the coding sequence ATGGTCAAAAAGATCATACTGGATTGCGATCCGGGGCACGACGATGCCATCGCGATGTTACTCGCCCACGGGAATCCCGATATCGAACTGCTTGCCGTCACCACGGTGGTCGGCAATCAGACGCTGGAAAAAGTCACCCGTAATGCGCTGGCCGTTGCCCGCGTGATCAACCTGACCGGCGTACCGTTTGCCGCCGGAGCCACCCGCCCGCTGGTACGACAAATCGAAGTAGCCGACGAAATTCACGGAGAATCCGGCCTTGATGGCCCGGTTTTACCGGAAGCTGCCATCACGCTTGAACCCGTTCATGCCATCGACCTGATCATTGACTTGATCATGTCTCATCCGCCAAAAACCATCACACTGGTCCCGACCGGCGGCCTGACCAATATCGCCATGGCCGTGCGCAAAGAGCCGCGCATTGCCGAACGCGTGAAAGAAGTCGTACTGATGGGTGGCGGCTACCATGTGGGTAACTGGAGCGCCGTGGCTGAATTCAATATCAAGATTGATCCCGAAGCCGCGCACATCGTTTTCAACGAAAAATGGCCGCTGACCATGGTTGGCTTAGACCTTACGCATCAGGCTTTAGCGACACCCGAAGTGGCCGCGAGAATCGCCGCTGTTGGCACGCAACCGGCGAAATTTGTCGGTGAGTTGCTCGATTTCTTCGGCCTGAGCTACAAAGACCGCCAGGGCTTTGATTCCCCGCCGGTTCATGATCCGTGCGCCGTGGCCTACGTTATTGACCCGAACGTGATGACCGTACAAAAAGTCCCGGTAGACATTGAGCTGACCGGCACCTTAACGCTGGGCATGACGGTTGCGGACTTCCGTTCACCGCCGCCGCCGGATTGCCACACGCAGGTCGCGGTCAAACTCGATCATCAGCGTTTCTGGGATCTCATCGTCGATGCGCTCGAACGTATCGGCGAAGTGAAATACTGA
- a CDS encoding YaiI/YqxD family protein has translation MQIWVDADACPNVIKEVLFRAAERTGMMVTLVANQTIRTPPSKFLRTLRVEAGFDVADNEIVKRTEPGDLVVTADIPLAAEVIEKGGVALNPRGERYTTETIKERLNMRDFMDTMRASGVQTGGPPVLNQRDRQQFANELDKWLQQARK, from the coding sequence ATGCAAATCTGGGTTGATGCGGATGCCTGTCCGAACGTTATTAAAGAAGTGTTGTTCCGCGCCGCCGAACGCACCGGCATGATGGTGACGCTGGTGGCTAACCAGACGATCCGCACGCCGCCATCGAAATTCCTGCGGACCCTGCGCGTCGAAGCAGGTTTTGACGTCGCCGATAACGAAATTGTTAAACGTACTGAACCGGGCGATCTGGTGGTCACCGCGGATATTCCGCTGGCGGCGGAAGTTATCGAAAAAGGGGGCGTTGCGCTGAACCCGCGCGGTGAGCGTTACACCACTGAAACCATTAAAGAGCGCCTGAACATGCGTGATTTCATGGACACTATGCGCGCCAGCGGCGTGCAAACCGGCGGGCCGCCTGTACTTAATCAGCGTGACCGCCAGCAATTCGCCAATGAACTGGATAAATGGCTGCAACAAGCTAGAAAATAA
- the hemF gene encoding oxygen-dependent coproporphyrinogen oxidase has protein sequence MSFQSTSASLPVSQSIPDIQQVKTFLLKLQDHICQQLAAADGKGQFAQDQWVREEGGGGQSRVLTNGAVFEQAGVNFSHVSGAALPASATAHRPELAGRSFQAMGVSLVIHPLNPYVPTSHANVRFFIAEKPGEAPVWWFGGGFDLTPYYGFEEDARHWHQTAQQLCQPFGDDVYPKYKKWCDDYFFIKHRNEARGIGGLFFDDLNTPDFDTCFAFMQAVGKGFTDAYLPVVEKRKSLPWGESERQFQLYRRGRYVEFNLVWDRGTLFGLQTGGRTESILMSMPPLVRWEYGYQPEAGSPEAALYTDFLPVRDWLNGEKR, from the coding sequence ATGTCTTTTCAGTCAACGTCTGCGAGTTTGCCCGTGAGCCAATCAATCCCCGACATTCAGCAAGTCAAAACCTTCCTGCTCAAGCTTCAGGACCACATTTGCCAGCAACTCGCTGCCGCCGATGGCAAAGGCCAGTTCGCGCAGGACCAGTGGGTTCGCGAAGAAGGCGGTGGCGGCCAGAGCCGGGTATTGACCAACGGCGCTGTCTTCGAGCAGGCCGGTGTTAATTTTTCACACGTTTCCGGTGCTGCCTTACCCGCATCAGCCACCGCGCATCGTCCTGAGCTGGCGGGCCGCAGTTTTCAGGCGATGGGCGTTTCGCTGGTCATTCATCCGCTCAATCCTTACGTGCCGACCAGTCACGCCAACGTGCGTTTCTTTATTGCGGAAAAGCCCGGTGAAGCGCCTGTGTGGTGGTTTGGCGGCGGTTTTGACCTCACCCCTTACTACGGTTTTGAAGAAGACGCCCGCCACTGGCATCAGACCGCACAACAACTTTGTCAGCCGTTCGGCGATGACGTGTATCCGAAATACAAAAAATGGTGTGACGATTACTTCTTTATCAAACACCGCAACGAAGCGCGCGGCATCGGCGGATTATTCTTTGATGACCTGAACACGCCTGATTTCGACACCTGCTTTGCGTTCATGCAGGCGGTGGGCAAAGGCTTCACCGACGCCTATCTGCCGGTGGTCGAAAAACGCAAATCCCTGCCGTGGGGAGAAAGTGAGCGCCAGTTCCAGCTTTACCGCCGTGGTCGCTATGTGGAATTCAATCTGGTGTGGGATCGCGGCACGTTGTTCGGCCTGCAAACCGGTGGCCGCACGGAGTCGATTCTGATGTCCATGCCACCGCTGGTTCGCTGGGAATATGGTTATCAGCCAGAAGCGGGCAGCCCGGAAGCCGCGCTGTACACCGATTTTCTGCCGGTTCGCGACTGGCTGAACGGGGAGAAACGCTGA
- the amiA gene encoding N-acetylmuramoyl-L-alanine amidase AmiA, which translates to MLNPLNKFLHFQPLPAAATRRQLLLSGLGLAIAAFGSRSASAAQQEHITKSAPAPKPPGSKKLVMIDPGHGGIDSGAVGHEGSEEKHVVLEIANYVREFLGDQSHIEVRLTRDSDHFIPLYQRVELAHQHQADLFVSIHADGYTSPSASGASVFALSNRGASSAMARYMSKKENDADLVAGAKYAKEDNNYLQQVLFDLVQTDTIKNSLTLGHHVLERIRPIHHLHSQQTEQAAFAVLKSPSIPSILVETSFITNHQEEQLLSTTAFRREIAQAISQGIVNFFSYFDANERKPR; encoded by the coding sequence ATGTTAAACCCCCTGAACAAATTTTTGCATTTCCAGCCTCTTCCCGCTGCCGCCACCCGTCGCCAATTGTTGCTGTCCGGCCTGGGGCTCGCGATTGCTGCTTTTGGTTCCCGCTCAGCCAGTGCCGCGCAGCAGGAACACATCACGAAATCCGCCCCCGCGCCGAAACCGCCGGGTTCTAAAAAGCTGGTGATGATTGATCCCGGCCACGGCGGGATTGATTCCGGTGCCGTCGGCCATGAAGGCTCAGAAGAAAAACATGTGGTGCTGGAGATCGCCAACTACGTGCGTGAATTCCTCGGCGATCAGAGCCACATCGAGGTCCGGCTGACGCGCGATTCAGACCACTTCATTCCGCTTTACCAGCGCGTGGAACTGGCTCATCAGCATCAGGCTGACTTGTTCGTCTCGATTCATGCCGACGGTTACACCAGCCCGAGCGCTTCCGGCGCATCGGTATTTGCGCTGTCAAACCGCGGTGCGAGCAGCGCCATGGCGCGGTATATGTCGAAAAAAGAGAACGACGCCGATCTGGTTGCAGGCGCGAAGTACGCCAAAGAAGACAACAACTATCTGCAACAGGTGCTGTTCGATCTGGTCCAGACTGACACCATTAAAAACAGCCTGACGCTCGGCCATCACGTTCTCGAAAGGATCCGCCCGATCCACCATCTGCACAGCCAGCAGACAGAACAGGCGGCGTTTGCCGTACTGAAATCCCCGTCAATTCCGTCGATTCTGGTGGAAACGTCGTTTATCACCAATCATCAGGAAGAACAGCTGCTCAGCACCACCGCGTTCCGCCGTGAAATTGCGCAGGCCATTTCTCAGGGGATTGTGAATTTCTTCAGCTATTTCGACGCCAACGAGCGTAAACCGCGATAA
- a CDS encoding GNAT family acetyltransferase, translated as MEIRVYRQEDFEEVLTLWERCDLLRPWNDPELDIERKINHSPEYFLVAEVGGEVVGTLMGGYDGHRGSANYLGVHPDYRGRGIANALVNRLEKKLIARGCPKMNLMVRAENDAVVSMYEKLGYEISDTLLLGKRLIEDQEY; from the coding sequence ATGGAAATTCGCGTATACCGTCAAGAAGATTTCGAAGAAGTTCTGACCTTATGGGAGCGCTGCGATCTGCTGCGTCCGTGGAATGATCCTGAACTGGATATTGAACGTAAAATTAACCACAGCCCCGAGTATTTCCTGGTGGCGGAAGTCGGTGGCGAAGTGGTGGGTACGCTGATGGGCGGCTACGACGGCCATCGCGGTTCGGCAAATTATCTGGGCGTTCACCCGGATTATCGCGGGCGTGGCATTGCGAACGCACTGGTGAATCGGCTTGAAAAGAAACTGATTGCGCGCGGCTGCCCGAAAATGAATTTAATGGTGCGTGCCGAAAATGATGCGGTAGTTAGCATGTATGAAAAACTGGGTTACGAAATTTCAGATACGTTATTGCTCGGCAAACGTCTGATTGAAGATCAGGAATACTGA
- a CDS encoding YgiW/YdeI family stress tolerance OB fold protein — protein sequence MKKITLATLITLCSATAFAQQTGGFSGPSAQEAQTQPAAQGGFTGTTALSTVKDVQTMKDDQWVMLEGFLDQRVDHDKYIFRDSTGTLNVEIDGKRWQGQNVSPKDKIRIEGKVDKDWNSVEVDVKSVTVIK from the coding sequence ATGAAGAAGATCACTCTGGCAACCCTCATTACACTTTGTTCCGCGACGGCGTTCGCACAACAAACTGGCGGGTTCAGCGGCCCTTCTGCCCAGGAAGCCCAAACACAACCGGCGGCGCAGGGCGGATTCACCGGCACGACGGCGCTCAGCACCGTGAAAGATGTGCAGACGATGAAAGACGACCAGTGGGTGATGCTCGAAGGCTTCCTCGATCAGCGTGTTGATCACGACAAATATATTTTCCGTGATAGCACCGGCACGCTCAACGTGGAAATCGACGGCAAACGCTGGCAGGGGCAGAACGTCTCGCCAAAAGATAAAATCCGCATTGAAGGTAAAGTCGATAAAGACTGGAACTCTGTGGAAGTGGACGTCAAAAGCGTAACAGTGATCAAATAA
- a CDS encoding DUF2919 domain-containing protein translates to MNPEDYNDHGMLRLPLWFWTILILQARTWLLFVMAGASRQQGSDMLSLFYPDPQSFWSGMLLGLPPALIFLLSGRRHLWPRVWQAGYWLLLAGMFVTFALQGLGVWQSNDTLSAVDIMLALLDAAALAYWLLSRRLRACFDAARRLA, encoded by the coding sequence ATGAATCCGGAAGATTATAACGATCACGGTATGTTGCGGTTACCTCTGTGGTTCTGGACAATCCTGATTTTGCAGGCTCGCACCTGGCTGCTGTTCGTCATGGCGGGCGCTTCACGCCAGCAGGGCAGCGATATGCTGTCGCTGTTTTACCCTGATCCGCAGAGTTTCTGGTCCGGTATGCTGCTGGGGTTACCGCCCGCGCTGATTTTTCTGTTAAGCGGACGCCGCCATCTGTGGCCGCGCGTCTGGCAGGCGGGTTACTGGCTGCTGCTGGCGGGGATGTTTGTGACCTTTGCCTTGCAGGGGCTGGGCGTGTGGCAAAGTAACGATACCCTGTCGGCGGTCGATATTATGCTGGCATTGCTCGACGCCGCTGCACTGGCTTACTGGCTGCTCAGCCGCCGTTTGCGGGCCTGTTTTGATGCCGCGCGCCGTCTGGCCTGA
- a CDS encoding RpoE-regulated lipoprotein, producing MTVRLRARPMLLALPLFLAGCSSMPSMPHMSWSSLNPLNWFGSSLTVTEQGVGGITASTPLTETAIKDGLNGSYSLRSGMSMSDGKMLSFFQAMDGKDVKLSVSGEPKGNVQRVDVMDSAVASQWGVKIGTSFSDLYTKAFDSCVKGEGDDAENVECKAPQSAHVTYVFSGIWHGPESLMPSDDALKDWKVSKIVWRANPLQTGQAQ from the coding sequence ATGACTGTTCGCTTACGGGCCCGCCCGATGTTGCTGGCGTTACCGCTTTTTCTCGCCGGTTGCTCGTCAATGCCGTCAATGCCGCATATGTCGTGGTCAAGTCTTAACCCGCTTAACTGGTTTGGCAGCAGTCTGACCGTTACCGAACAAGGCGTGGGCGGCATCACGGCCAGTACGCCACTGACGGAAACCGCCATCAAAGACGGGCTCAACGGTAGCTATTCCCTGCGCAGCGGCATGTCGATGAGCGACGGAAAAATGCTGAGTTTCTTCCAGGCGATGGACGGCAAAGACGTGAAACTGTCGGTCAGCGGCGAGCCGAAAGGCAACGTGCAGCGTGTGGATGTGATGGACTCTGCCGTCGCGAGCCAGTGGGGCGTGAAAATTGGCACGTCGTTCAGCGATCTCTATACCAAAGCGTTTGATTCGTGTGTGAAAGGCGAGGGCGACGATGCGGAGAACGTAGAATGTAAAGCGCCGCAAAGCGCGCACGTTACCTATGTGTTCAGCGGGATCTGGCACGGTCCGGAATCCCTGATGCCTTCTGACGACGCCCTGAAAGACTGGAAAGTCAGCAAAATCGTCTGGCGCGCTAATCCGCTGCAAACCGGTCAGGCGCAGTAA
- a CDS encoding Dyp-type peroxidase — protein MTQVQSGILPEHCRFAIYIEAKAQGDLDALRQGCRAFVAALNAMQQKFPAEHVGAVVAFGHDVWRDLSSNQGADELKNFEPLGKGLAPATQRDMLLHIQSLRHDVNFALAQAALKAFGSAIVVEEETHGFRALEERDLSGFVDGTENPKADARAQVAIIPEGSVDAGGSYVMVQRWKHNLVQWERFSVQQQEEVIGRTKDTDEELDPETRPETSHVSRVDLKEDGKGLKILRQSLPYGTASGEHGLYFISYAARLWNIEKQLLSMFGDLDGKRDAMLRFTRPVTGSYFFAPSLTRLAAL, from the coding sequence ATGACTCAGGTTCAGAGCGGTATTTTGCCCGAACATTGCCGTTTCGCCATTTACATTGAAGCGAAAGCTCAGGGTGACCTGGATGCGCTCCGGCAGGGCTGCCGTGCATTTGTGGCCGCATTAAACGCTATGCAGCAAAAATTCCCCGCTGAACATGTGGGCGCGGTCGTGGCTTTTGGTCACGATGTCTGGCGTGACTTGTCCAGCAATCAGGGCGCAGACGAGCTGAAAAACTTTGAACCGCTGGGCAAAGGGCTGGCCCCGGCCACGCAGCGCGACATGCTGCTGCACATTCAGTCATTGCGCCATGATGTTAACTTCGCGCTCGCACAGGCCGCGCTGAAAGCATTTGGCAGCGCGATTGTGGTGGAAGAAGAAACCCACGGTTTCCGCGCTCTCGAAGAACGTGACCTCAGCGGTTTTGTCGACGGCACCGAAAACCCGAAAGCCGACGCCCGCGCGCAGGTTGCCATCATTCCTGAAGGTTCTGTGGACGCAGGCGGCAGCTACGTGATGGTTCAGCGGTGGAAACATAATCTGGTGCAATGGGAACGTTTCTCCGTGCAGCAGCAAGAAGAAGTCATTGGTCGTACGAAGGACACCGACGAAGAGCTGGATCCGGAAACGCGCCCTGAAACTTCCCACGTCAGCCGCGTGGATCTGAAAGAAGACGGCAAAGGCCTGAAAATTCTTCGCCAGAGTCTGCCTTACGGCACCGCCAGCGGCGAGCACGGCCTGTATTTCATCAGCTATGCCGCGCGTTTGTGGAACATTGAGAAACAGTTGCTCAGTATGTTTGGCGATCTGGATGGCAAACGTGACGCGATGCTGCGTTTCACCCGTCCGGTGACCGGCAGCTATTTCTTCGCGCCGTCCCTGACCCGTCTGGCTGCACTGTAA
- a CDS encoding sulfate ABC transporter substrate-binding protein — protein MKTIGFAGNLLKGSLAALLLTSGAASATELLNSSYDVSRELFAALNPPFQKQWADQNNGDKLEIKQSHAGSSKQALAILQGLKADVVTYNQVTDVQILHDKGNLIPADWQSRLPNNSSPFYSTMAFLVRKGNPKNIHSWDDLARPGVALVFPNPKTSGNGRYTYLGAWGAYNLEDNKNTAQTRAKMASFLKNVQVFDTGGRGATTTFVERGLGDVLISFESEVNNIRKQYGDDKYEVIVPKVDILAEFPVAWVDKNVEKNGTEKAAKDYLNYLWSPQAQKIITSFNYRVYDKTAMAAAKGQFPDTQLFKVEDQFGGWPQVMETHFSTGGELDKLLEQGHQ, from the coding sequence ATGAAAACGATTGGTTTTGCTGGAAATTTGCTGAAAGGTTCGCTGGCTGCACTGTTGCTGACCAGCGGGGCGGCGTCTGCCACCGAATTGCTGAACAGTTCTTATGACGTATCCCGTGAGCTTTTTGCCGCGCTGAATCCGCCTTTTCAGAAACAGTGGGCGGATCAGAACAACGGCGACAAACTCGAGATCAAACAGTCGCACGCCGGTTCTTCCAAACAGGCGCTGGCGATCCTGCAGGGCCTGAAAGCCGACGTGGTGACCTACAACCAGGTGACTGACGTGCAGATCCTGCATGACAAAGGCAATCTGATCCCCGCCGACTGGCAAAGCCGTCTGCCCAATAACAGCTCGCCGTTTTATTCCACCATGGCGTTTCTGGTGCGCAAGGGAAATCCCAAAAACATCCACAGCTGGGATGATTTAGCGCGTCCCGGCGTCGCTCTGGTGTTCCCGAATCCGAAAACGTCCGGCAATGGCCGCTACACCTATCTCGGTGCATGGGGCGCTTACAACCTTGAAGACAACAAAAATACCGCACAGACCCGCGCGAAAATGGCGAGTTTCCTGAAAAACGTGCAGGTGTTTGATACCGGCGGTCGCGGCGCGACAACGACGTTTGTGGAGCGCGGTCTGGGCGATGTGTTAATCAGCTTCGAATCTGAAGTGAACAACATCCGCAAACAGTATGGCGACGATAAATACGAAGTCATTGTGCCGAAGGTCGACATTCTGGCGGAGTTCCCGGTGGCCTGGGTCGACAAAAATGTCGAGAAAAACGGCACGGAAAAAGCAGCAAAAGATTATCTGAATTACTTGTGGAGCCCGCAGGCGCAAAAAATCATCACCAGTTTTAATTACCGCGTGTATGACAAAACGGCGATGGCGGCGGCAAAAGGGCAGTTCCCGGATACCCAACTGTTCAAGGTTGAAGATCAGTTCGGCGGCTGGCCACAAGTGATGGAAACCCATTTCAGTACCGGCGGTGAGCTGGACAAACTGTTAGAGCAAGGTCACCAGTAA
- the cysT gene encoding sulfate/thiosulfate ABC transporter permease CysT: protein MLLTSKRVLPGFTLSLGSSLLFVCLVLLLPLSALVMQLSQMTLAQYWDVITNGQVVAAYKVTLLAAGVASIFNGLFGMLMAWILTRYEFPGKSLIDGLMDLPFALPTAVAGLTLAGLFSTTGFYGQWLAHFDIKVAYTWLGIAVAMSFTSIPFVVRTVQPVLEELGPEYEEAAETLGASRWQSFRRVVLPEVMPSLLAGTALSFTRSLGEFGAVIFIAGNIAWKTEVTSLMIFIRLQEFDYPAASAIASVILAASLLLLFAINTLQSRYGRRLGGQ, encoded by the coding sequence ATGTTGTTGACGAGCAAACGCGTATTACCCGGATTTACCCTGAGCCTCGGCAGCAGCCTGCTGTTCGTGTGTCTGGTGTTATTGCTGCCGCTGAGTGCGCTGGTGATGCAGCTTTCACAAATGACGCTGGCGCAATACTGGGATGTCATCACCAACGGTCAGGTCGTAGCGGCGTATAAAGTCACGCTGCTGGCGGCGGGCGTGGCAAGTATTTTCAACGGCTTATTCGGCATGCTGATGGCCTGGATCCTGACGCGTTATGAATTTCCGGGCAAAAGCCTGATTGATGGCCTGATGGATTTGCCGTTTGCGTTGCCGACCGCCGTGGCCGGTCTGACGCTGGCCGGACTGTTTTCCACTACCGGTTTTTACGGCCAGTGGCTGGCGCATTTTGATATCAAAGTGGCCTACACCTGGCTGGGTATCGCCGTGGCAATGTCATTCACCAGTATTCCGTTTGTCGTGCGCACCGTGCAGCCGGTTCTCGAAGAGCTGGGCCCGGAATACGAAGAAGCCGCCGAGACACTGGGCGCATCGCGCTGGCAGAGTTTTCGCCGCGTTGTGTTGCCGGAAGTGATGCCTTCGCTGCTGGCGGGCACGGCGCTGTCATTTACCCGTAGCCTTGGTGAATTTGGCGCGGTGATTTTCATTGCCGGGAACATTGCCTGGAAGACCGAAGTGACTTCGCTGATGATTTTCATCCGCTTGCAGGAATTTGATTATCCGGCGGCCAGCGCCATTGCGTCGGTGATCCTCGCGGCGTCACTGCTGTTACTCTTTGCGATTAATACTTTACAGAGCCGTTATGGCCGTCGTCTGGGAGGCCAGTAA